The following are encoded together in the Tripterygium wilfordii isolate XIE 37 chromosome 3, ASM1340144v1, whole genome shotgun sequence genome:
- the LOC119995075 gene encoding ubiquitin receptor RAD23c-like: protein MKVFVKTLKGTHFEIDVKPEDTVTDVKKNIETVQGSDVYPAEQLMVIHQGKVLKDTTTLEENKIVENSFIVVMLNKNKVSSTGASTAAVAPTVQAPPSSAPPTATQPSVTSQAPAPSPAPAPAPVVTSTQTAPEHTPAAAAPPVSSDADAYGQAASNLVGGSNLESTIQQILDMGGGSWDRDTVIRALRAAFNNPERAVEYLYSGIPEQAEAPPVAQAPAAASPLAQAQQPAALPTSGAPATGPNANPLDLFPQGLPNMGTNASAGTLDFLRNSQQFQALRAMVQANPQILQPTLQELGRQNPHLMQLIQEHQADFLRLINEPVVEGEGNILGQLASAMPQAVTVTPEEREAIERLEAMGFDRAIVLEVFFACNKNEELAANYLLDHMHEFEE from the exons ATGAAGGTTTTCGTCAAAACTTTGAAGGGAACCCACTTCGAGATCGATGTTAAACCTGAAGATACG GTGACCGATGTTAAGAAAAATATAGAGACAGTGCAGGGTTCGGATGTTTACCCTGCTGAACAGCTGATGGTCATTCATCAAGGGAAAGTTCTCAAAGATACTACAACGCTGgaggaaaataaaattgttGAAAACAGTTTTATTGTTGTCATGTTAAACAAG AATAAGGTTTCATCAACTGGAGCCTCAACTGCAGCAGTTGCACCTACGGTTCAg GCTCCACCAAGTTCTGCTCCTCCCACAGCAACACAACCATCAGTTACATCTCAGGCTCCTGCTCCgtctcctgctcctgctcctgctcctgttGTAACATC TACACAGACAGCCCCTGAACATactcctgctgctgctgctcccCCAGTTTC TTCAGATGCAGATGCCTATGGCCAAGCAGCATCAAACCTTGTCGGAGGAAGTAATTTAGAGTCTACGATTCAACAGATTCTTGATATGGGTGGAGGAAGTTGGGATCGAGATACTGTTATTCGTGCTCTACGTGCTGCATTTAACAATCCTGAAAGAGCTGTTGAATATCTATATTCT GGCATACCTGAGCAAGCTGAAGCGCCACCAGTAGCTCAAGCTCCTGCTGCTGCGAGTCCTCTGGCCCAGGCTCAACAACCAGCAGCACTTCCTACTAGTGGTGCACCTGCTACTGGTCCCAATGCAAACCCCCTAGATTTATTCCCGCAG GGACTACCAAATATGGGTACAAATGCAAGTGCCGGAACCTTGGATTTCCTACGCAACAGCCAACAG TTCCAAGCATTGCGAGCTATGGTACAAGCAAACCCACAGATCTTGCAG CCTACACTTCAGGAGCTTGGCAGGCAGAATCCACATCTGATGCAGCTCATTCAAGAGCACCAGGCAGATTTCTTACGACTGATAAATGAACCTGTTGTTGAGGGAGAAGG CAATATATTGGGTCAATTGGCATCAGCAATGCCACAGGCAGTGACAGTCACCCCTGAGGAGCGAGAGGCAATTGAAcgc CTTGAAGCTATGGGTTTTGATCGTGCTATAGTATTGGAGGTGTTCTTTGCTTGCAACAAGAATGAAGAGCTGGCAGCCAACTATCTGTTAGATCACATGCACGAGTTTGAGGAATGA